The nucleotide window ACGATACTTTACAGAAACTCGCTTCGAGGAGTTGATGACGATTCTCGGCTATGTATgcaccaagtccaagatgaCTCAGAAATTGGCATATACTCTGTGGAAGAGGATCGGAACCGTCTCCGAAAAGCGGTCGGATTTTACCAAGAAGGAAGTCAATCCAGGACGGACACGGAACAATTTTGTCATGACGCTCAAAGCTTCGACGAGTCATTCAAACTGAAACGATGAGGGGAGACACGACAACGCGTGGGGCATCGACGAGCTGCATATGCGGAACTGCCCAACAAACTATCAGCACGGCAAAACATATGGAGTTTTGAGCACGCGACAATAAGCTGGCATGGTACGAATATTTACTCTCGATAAGAGGATCCTATCTACACAGTTCTTAGAGAGCGCATACTGTGCTGTATCGTCTGGATCGACTATCTGCAACTTGCTACGTCGCACGACTGATAAGGTGCATGCTGACACTTATGCAGCTTGGGGACACCAGATCACCAGCAGACAGGATCAGCTGGACGGTGGTCTCAGTTTTTGAGGGGACTAGAATTCCCTAGCGAGCTACTACTCTTGCATCTCCGCACAAAGGTCTCACACTATTCGACGATTATCATTTCCCCACACCCTGAACGACCTTTTCCTGCAGCCGTCTATCATACTCCCAAAGAAGCGACCTCTGAGTTCTTGAACTCGGTAATGGCGAGCTTGGACAGAGGTTCGTCTGGCGGCAAGGGCGCATTACCGGGACGAACAACGGGCAAACTGCGCATACCAGCCccaacagcagccttgacCTCGTTGATATTGTCGCTCAGGAAAATCCATCGGTTGACGTCCTTGTGCTCCGGGTGCTCAGAAATGATCTTCGTGTAGCTATCAACCTCGGTTTTGGGCCCCGCATTAGTGGTATCAAAGTAGTCGGCGATAAGGGGCGTCATATCTGATTTCCCGGAGTTGGTATGTGAAAAGAGCAACTTCTGCGCAGGGACTGAGCCGGACGAGTagatgatgatcttctttCCAGCTTGGGTGGCCTCGTTGAAGAAGGGCTCAACATCTGGGAAGAGGGGCGCCACGATGTTACCCGACTTGTAGCCTTGCAACCACAGGTAACCCTGGAGCGACTTGAGGTAGGCAATCTTGACATCACGCTTCACGAGGTCGCGGACGTGCGCTTCAAAGTCAGAGCGCGAGTTGCGATACTCCTCGGGGAAGGCATCGCGGTACTTTGCGAACTCTGGGCTATCCCACTCTTGATCCAACACCTTGGGAAGTGCCTCAAGTGCATACGGAAACTAGTGACAACAAACAGACCTTGGTCAGCAGGCTGCAGTGTTGTCGACATCGTGCATGCTATCACGAAACGGGTAAAGTCGGTGAAGAGTGCGAAGGGGCTGGGAAAGAAGTGCTCGGCTTGGAATTTTCAGCTGCACGCGCCCGAGACTTGCGTAACTTGGCAGGCCTTGATTCGGCAGCGTGGACACCCGGGATCTGGGTACAAAGGCCGGCAGCTGGACGGAGGACGTCCGGAAGAGGAGGCTGGGACGAACTTTGGTGGGATCCATACGGAGGTCCGGGCCCGGAGGCGGTAAGGGGAACGGACGGAGGTAGTACATGGGTAAGGGAAGTAAAATCGGAACGGTTGCGAAGTGAGACAAGCAAGAAAACGGGACGACTCACGAGAACGTCCTTGACAAAGGAGATGGGACAAACGGTTCCTTCTGTAATATGTGTTATTATGGCTATTCTGAATGTATGATATCCAAGCAAAGCGCGAGTGTATAGTAAGGTACAAAACATATGCCAATACAGAGAATGACAACTCAGTCCAAAACAGTCCTTGCAGTCAACAAAACACGCAGTCGCCAACAGCAACTGTGGAGCCAGTTTAATCTTACCGATGTCAAACACTAGGACGTCAAATTCATTGAGGTTGAGCGTCATTGTGAAAAGGAGTTAATTTTCGTGAGAAAGCGGTCAAGCCTGAATATTGACACGTCCAATATGAGAGATGAAACGGATGAATTAGACCGAAAGTAAGAAAGAAAGATGACAAGAAAATTCTGTCAGACACCAATTCCGATTCGGGATCCCTACTACGATCTTGACAGATAGGGAAGAGAGCGTGAAAAAAACTAATATCGGCGGTGGCAGCAGAAGGTCCTTGTTCCTGGATTCAAGAGCGGGCCGCTATCTAGCTTGGCGCCTTTTGGTGAGGTGATTTCCTTGGAG belongs to Fusarium oxysporum Fo47 chromosome V, complete sequence and includes:
- a CDS encoding HAD-like domain-containing protein — encoded protein: MTLNLNEFDVLVFDIEGTVCPISFVKDVLFPYALEALPKVLDQEWDSPEFAKYRDAFPEEYRNSRSDFEAHVRDLVKRDVKIAYLKSLQGYLWLQGYKSGNIVAPLFPDVEPFFNEATQAGKKIIIYSSGSVPAQKLLFSHTNSGKSDMTPLIADYFDTTNAGPKTEVDSYTKIISEHPEHKDVNRWIFLSDNINEVKAAVGAGMRSLPVVRPGNAPLPPDEPLSKLAITEFKNSEVASLGV